Genomic segment of Deltaproteobacteria bacterium:
CTGGCGGCGCGCCGGTTGCTTCACTGTCTGGGCATTTTTAAAAAAAGCGAGTTTCGGACCTTGGGCCTCATCTATCCCATCAAGGGAATCTACTACTCCTTTGCGGCCCGGGTTTTTGTGGAAATGCTGAAGAAGCATGTGGTAGCCAGAAGCGTTCTTTGAGCCCTTAGGAAGTTACCAGTGTTAACCGTGCTTTATAACTTCTCAACAGTCACGCCGTTATAACTTGCTTTCTAGCCCTGCTTTTGGTATGTCTTTCGTGGTTATCGGGATTCATTGAGTTTTGGCTGCCAATTTATTAAAAACCAGACTCAAAGCGGCAGGGATGGGGCAGCCATAGGAAAAGCGCTGCCGCATGAGCTTAAGATAAAGGTTTATAGAATGGAGGATAAAAAATTGAGTACAGGGCAAAAAGAATTGAAGGAAGGCGTGTTGAATGCGGGCCTTTGTATCAATTGCGGGGCCTGCGTGAACCTTTGCCCTTATTTTGCCGCATACAAGGATCGGACGGTGACGTTGCATGTGTGTGACCTGGAGGAAGGCCGGTGCTACGCTTACTGCCCCAGAACGCCCACGGACCTGGAATTCTTGCGGCGCAGCCTCTTCGATCCAGATGATTTGACGGCGGAGTTGGGTCCCTTCAAGGGGCTTTACATAACCAGGGCCGCCGATGAAACGGTGCGCGCTTCGGCCCAGCACGGTGGAACGGTATCGGCCCTTATGGCCTTAGCCCTTGAGGAGAGTCTAATTGACGCGGCCGTCCTGGCCGAGGAGAGTGAGCGGTATCTGCCTCAGGGTATTGCCGTCGAGGATTCTTCAGAGGTGAAGAGGCGGGGGGGGAGCAAATTCGTGACCTCCCCGACGGTGGCCGCTTTTAATGCGGCTGCCAGCAGCGGCTATGACAAAATCGGTGTGGTGGCCACACCCTGTCAGACACTGGCCCTGGCCAAGATGCGTCTGAAACCTCAGCCCGCCAAAGACGATTATATTGACAAACTGCGGCTTGTCATCGGTTTATTTTGCGGCTGGGCTTTTTCATGGCGTGATCTCAGCAAGCTGTTGCAAGACAAGGCGGAAGAGGCCTCGATCCTGGGCATGGATATCCCGCCCAGCAAATACGAATGTATGGAGGTGTACACCACCAACGGCACCCTCACCATACCCCTGGATGAAGTCCTGCCTTGCGTCAAGGAAGGCTGTCAATACTGCTTTGATATGACGGCTGAG
This window contains:
- a CDS encoding Coenzyme F420 hydrogenase/dehydrogenase, beta subunit C-terminal domain, giving the protein MSTGQKELKEGVLNAGLCINCGACVNLCPYFAAYKDRTVTLHVCDLEEGRCYAYCPRTPTDLEFLRRSLFDPDDLTAELGPFKGLYITRAADETVRASAQHGGTVSALMALALEESLIDAAVLAEESERYLPQGIAVEDSSEVKRRGGSKFVTSPTVAAFNAAASSGYDKIGVVATPCQTLALAKMRLKPQPAKDDYIDKLRLVIGLFCGWAFSWRDLSKLLQDKAEEASILGMDIPPSKYECMEVYTTNGTLTIPLDEVLPCVKEGCQYCFDMTAEFSDLSVGSARLPEGWDTAKGWNQVIVRSQAGQELLDLARSKGVLEFRDLPDGNLEKLKTASMNKKRFCVESLIKKSGSPDELLYLDPHDPVFSSLLS